A stretch of Acidobacteriota bacterium DNA encodes these proteins:
- the thiE gene encoding thiamine phosphate synthase, giving the protein MKRPALDTVHLVTRSVPGGWDRLCAHVEACLAAGIRIVQFRDKEAPDREKVRRVRELLELARRHAAIVLVNDRLDVALAAGADGVHLGADDLPWEAARRLAPPPFVLGCTAATPERIARAKAAGADYVGAGPAAPSRTKPDTGPRLDGPAYAALARAAAGPPRPIPLIAVGGITAREVPALVERGVAGVAVSAAVLLAEDPGDAAARLVRTLETARRGAAGEGSPPGLT; this is encoded by the coding sequence ATGAAACGCCCTGCCCTCGACACCGTCCACCTCGTGACCCGCTCCGTTCCGGGCGGGTGGGACCGGTTGTGCGCGCACGTCGAGGCGTGCCTCGCGGCCGGCATTCGGATCGTCCAGTTCCGCGACAAGGAAGCTCCCGATCGCGAGAAGGTCCGGCGCGTGCGTGAACTGCTCGAACTCGCGCGCCGTCACGCAGCGATCGTCCTGGTGAACGACCGGCTGGACGTCGCGCTCGCGGCGGGTGCGGACGGGGTGCACCTCGGGGCGGACGATCTTCCGTGGGAGGCGGCCCGGCGGCTGGCGCCACCGCCGTTCGTCCTCGGCTGCACCGCCGCCACGCCCGAGAGGATTGCCCGGGCCAAGGCCGCGGGCGCCGACTACGTGGGCGCCGGTCCGGCCGCACCGAGCAGGACCAAGCCCGACACCGGGCCGCGGCTCGACGGTCCGGCGTACGCCGCCCTCGCCCGAGCGGCCGCGGGACCTCCGCGTCCGATACCGCTGATCGCTGTCGGCGGCATCACGGCGCGCGAAGTGCCCGCGCTCGTCGAGCGGGGGGTGGCGGGCGTGGCCGTCAGCGCGGCGGTGCTGCTCGCGGAGGACCCCGGAGACGCCGCCGCCCGACTCGTGCGAACGCTGGAGACCGCCAGGCGCGGTGCAGCGGGGGAGGGTTCTCCTCCCGGGCTCACCTGA